In Erigeron canadensis isolate Cc75 chromosome 1, C_canadensis_v1, whole genome shotgun sequence, a single window of DNA contains:
- the LOC122600468 gene encoding tubulin beta chain-like, with the protein MREILHIQAGQCGNQIGAKFWEVVCNEHGIDSSGAYNGNTHVQLERVNVYYNEASGGRYVPRAVLVDLEPGTMDSLRAGPYGQIFRPDNFIFGQNGAGNNWAKGHYTEGAELVDAVLDVVRKEAENCDCLQGFQVCHSLGGGTGSGMGTLLISKIREEYPDRMMLTFSVFPSPKVSDTVVEPYNATLSVHQLVENADECMVLDNEALYDICFRTLKLTNPSFGDLNHLISTTMSGVTCCLRFPGQLNSDLRKLAVNLIPFPRLHFFMVGFAPLTSRGSQQYRALTIPELTQQMWDSKNMMCAADPRHGRYLTASAMFRGKMSTKEVDEQMMNVQNKNSSYFVEWIPNNVKSSVCDIPPTGLAMSSTFMGNSTSIQEMFRRVSEQFTVMFRRKAFLHWYTSEGMDEMEFTEAESNMNDLVSEYQQYQDAVADDDVEEDEYEGEEDEQH; encoded by the exons ATGAGAGAAATTCTTCATATTCAAGCCGGGCAATGCGGAAACCAAATCGGTGCCAAGTTTTGGGAAGTGGTTTGCAATGAACATGGGATTGACTCGAGTGGTGCATACAATGGCAACACTCATGTTCAACTAGAGCGAGTCAATGTGTACTATAATGAGGCGAGTGGTGGACGATATGTCCCACGGGCCGTTTTGGTTGATCTAGAGCCCGGTACTATGGATAGTCTACGTGCCGGGCCTTATGGCCAAATCTTTAGACCcgataactttatttttggccAAAATGGTGCCGGTAACAATTGGGCTAAGGGTCATTATACCGAAGGTGCCGAGTTAGTTGATGCTGTTCTTGATGTTGTTCGCAAAGAAGCAGAGAATTGTGATTGCTTGCAAG GGTTCCAAGTATGTCATTCACTTGGAGGAGGTACTGGATCCGGTATGGGTACTTTATTGATATCCAAGATCCGAGAGGAATATCCGGATCGAATGATGTTGACTTTCTCGGTCTTCCCATCGCCTAAGGTGTCCGATACGGTGGTTGAGCCGTATAACGCTACCCTCTCTGTCCATCAACTTGTCGAAAATGCTGACGAATGCATGGTTCTTGACAACGAAGCGTTGTATGATATTTGTTTCCGAACCCTCAAGCTCACCAATCCAAGCT TCGGTGACTTGAACCACTTGATATCAACAACCATGAGTGGGGTCACTTGTTGTCTCCGGTTTCCGGGTCAACTGAACTCGGACCTCCGTAAACTGGCGGTGAACCTAATCCCGTTCCCACGTCTCCACTTCTTTATGGTGGGGTTCGCGCCTTTAACCTCCCGAGGATCTCAACAATACCGGGCCTTAACAATCCCGGAACTCACCCAACAAATGTGGGATTCCAAAAACATGATGTGTGCCGCGGACCCACGTCACGGGCGTTACCTCACGGCGTCAGCAATGTTTCGGGGCAAGATGTCTACTAAGGAAGTAGACGAACAAATGATGaatgtacaaaacaaaaactCGTCTTATTTCGTTGAATGGATCCCAAACAATGTGAAATCGAGTGTTTGTGACATCCCTCCAACGGGCCTTGCTATGTCTTCGACATTTATGGGGAACTCGACGTCTATTCAAGAGATGTTTAGGCGAGTTTCTGAACAGTTTACGGTTATGTTTAGGAGAAAGGCTTTCTTGCATTGGTACACAAGTGAAGGGATGGATGAAATGGAGTTCACCGAGGCAGAGAGTAACATGAATGATTTGGTGTCCGAATATCAACAGTATCAAGATGCCGTGGCTGATGACGATGTCGAAGAAGATGAATATGAAggagaagaagatgaacaacattaa
- the LOC122596691 gene encoding xyloglucan-specific galacturonosyltransferase 1-like: MVAVLSKRKSKVPKKAEPKRGCLRSCVTWFVFPLPAALFFMILMFVWSSSTTYISGRIVHVCVSSRKLSNLYCLSATTQPNEEFHLPFTNSSSQEFLEKRIPIVEEKLEKTEFSVHVLNENSVNRNLKGDIKEVFNVVENPSSLLEKKVGNDDVEVKDDLKDVPKEVTKVVVKSPAAFLDKTVENDKVEVTREHREDPKRVYEDGILKNTNAQSEIVEEIKKAREVVEEQLRVHRAWTTNQIGNQNQCEGRGVYVYDLPTKFNKDLVAQCHDMVPWVDMCKYFSNNALGEPIPELGNRWFRTHQYSLELIFHSRVLNHPCRVYDENQAKLFYVPYYGGLDILRWHFKNVSGEVKDTLAFELVNWLEMQKPWDKNLGKDHVFVLGKISWDFRRKDYTSWGTKFLELDEMKNPIKLMIERQPWEINDIGIPHPTHFHPKSDDDIRAWQRKIISSNRRSLISFAGAARPGAQDSIRSILIDQCTSTTEEQCKFFDCKSGLCDEPQSLVGLFTESEFCLQPPGDSPTRKSVFDSLVAGCIPVLFDPFTAYYQYPWHLPEDRGKYSIFIDQEEVRKMKVNVVKELMKVTRKERDDMRRYIVYELMPTLVYGDQDAKFDLFQDAFSITINNLIERVKTLKLE, encoded by the coding sequence ATGGTAGCTGTGTTGTCTAAGAGGAAGTCTAAGGTCCCAAAAAAGGCTGAGCCTAAAAGAGGCTGTTTACGATCGTGTGTGACATGGTTTGTCTTTCCACTTCCGGCTGCTCTCTTTTTCATGATTTTAATGTTTGTGTGGTCTTCCTCTACCACATATATATCTGGTAGGATTGTTCATGTCTGTGTCTCGTCTCGTAAGCTGAGTAATCTTTACTGTCTCTCTGCCACCACCCAACCCAACGAGGAGTTTCATCTTCCTTTCACGAATTCTAGCTCTCAAGAGTTTCTTGAGAAGAGAATTCCTATTGTTGAAGAAAAACTAGAAAAGACGGAATTCTCTGTTCACGTCTTGAATGAAAATTCTGTTAATCGTAACCTCAAAGGTGATATCAAAGAAGTTTTCAATGTCGTTGAAAACCCAAGTAGTCTTCTTGAGAAAAAAGTGGGGAATGATGATGTTGAGGTCAAAGATGACCTCAAAGATGTCCCCAAAGAAGTTACGAAAGTCGTAGTAAAAAGCCCGGCTGCTTTTCTTGACAAAACAGTTGAGAATGACAAGGTTGAGGTCACCCGTGAACACAGAGAAGATCCCAAGAGAGTTTATGAAGATGGCATCCTTAAAAACACCAATGCTCAAAGCGAAATAGTTGAAGAGATTAAGAAAGCAAGGGAAGTTGTAGAAGAGCAACTACGAGTCCATAGAGCATGGACCACGAATCAGATTGGGAATCAGAACCAATGCGAAGGAAGGGGGGTCTATGTCTATGACTTACCAACCAAGTTCAACAAAGACTTGGTGGCTCAATGTCATGACATGGTTCCTTGGGTCGATATGTGCAAGTATTTTAGCAACAACGCATTGGGTGAGCCCATTCCAGAGCTCGGGAACCGGTGGTTTAGGACTCATCAGTACTCTTTGGAATTGATATTCCATTCACGAGTTTTAAACCACCCATGTCGTGTTTATGACGAAAACCAAGCAAAACTTTTCTATGTTCCATACTATGGTGGATTAGACATCTTGAGATGGCATTTTAAGAATGTTTCTggtgaagttaaggatactttGGCTTTTGAACTCGTAAATTGGCTAGAAATGCAAAAGCCATGGGATAAGAATTTAGGAAAAGATCATGTCTTTGTTTTGGGAAAAATTTCTTGGGACTTTAGAAGGAAGGATTACACTTCTTGGGGAACTAAATTTCTTGAACTCGATGAAATGAAGAATCCGATTAAACTCATGATCGAACGACAACCATGGGAGATTAACGACATTGGAATCCCTCACCCAACTCACTTCCACCCTAAGTCTGACGACGACATCCGTGCATGGCAACGTAAAATCATCTCATCAAATCGACGAAGCCTCATTAGTTTTGCAGGTGCTGCCCGTCCTGGGGCTCAAGACAGTATTAGATCTATCTTGATAGACCAATGCACATCTACGACCGAAGAACAATGTAAGTTCTTTGATTGTAAATCAGGGCTCTGTGACGAGCCCCAGTCATTGGTAGGGCTATTCACGGAGTCTGAATTCTGTCTTCAGCCTCCGGGTGATAGCCCTACTAGAAAGTCAGTATTTGACTCATTGGTGGCAGGATGTATTCCTGtcctttttgacccatttacggCTTACTATCAATATCCATGGCATTTGCCCGAGGATCGTGGGAAGTATTCAATTTTTATTGATCAAGAAGAGGTGCGAAAGATGAAAGTTAATGTGGTTAAAGAGTTGATGAAAGTGACAAGAAAGGAGAGGGATGATATGAGAAGATACATAGTGTATGAGTTGATGCCAACATTGGTGTATGGAGATCAAGATGCAAAATTTGATTTGTTCCAAGATGCATTCTCCATTACAATCAACAATTTGATTGAGAGagttaaaacattaaaactGGAGTAA
- the LOC122604761 gene encoding AT-hook motif nuclear-localized protein 5-like — protein MDHRREEMASFYLNRERVQRGGLHGPPAFKAHSNPKMTHGHGLVVTKVELPKSSKSYINFSGSGSSRGSLSGSDSLGKKKRGRPRKYTPDESQSQPDIKLIGVPFSGFFSPKKNRGRPPGSGWKQRLANVGEWMNNSAGLAFTPHIIHVPVGEDVAEKILSFARQRPRALCILSGNGSVSAVTLSQFSSNESTVTYEGRFQILCLSGSYLPSENGGAQNRTGGLSISVSSSDGNVFGGAIGGSVVASSLVQVVVCSFVYGGNNVKTNTKSEAPSADKKSSDIQLNEARPIAVPWEPDSPDRLRNSPTEIDLTHG, from the exons ATGGATCATAGAAGGGAAGAAATGGCATCTTTCTACCTCAATAGAGAAAGGGTTCAAAGAGGTGGGCTACATGGCCCACCTGCTTTCAAGGCCCATTCAAACCCTAAGATGACTCATGGTCATGGTCTAGTAGTAACCAAAGTGGAACTCCCCAAATCATCTAAAAGTTACATTAACTTTAGTGGTAGTGGTAGTAGTAGGGGTAGTTTGAGTGGGAGTGATTCTCTTGGGAAGAAAAAGAGAGGCAGGCCTAGGAAGTATACACCAGATGAGTCACAATCACAACCTGATATCAAGTTAATAGGTGTCCCATTTTCGGGTTTTTTTAGCCCGAAAAAGAACAGAGGGAGACCTCCTGGTAGTGGATGGAAACAAAGACTTGCTAATGTTG GTGAATGGATGAACAATTCAGCAGGGTTGGCTTTTACACCTCACATCATCCATGTACCAGTCGGAGAG GATGTTGCCGAAAAGATATTATCTTTTGCACGACAAAGGCCGAGGGCTCTATGCATCTTGTCAGGCAACGGATCTGTTTCTGCAGTGACACTAAGTCAGTTTTCATCTAATGAGAGCACTGTGACCTATGAG GGCCGATTTCAGATATTATGCTTATCAGGTTCTTATCTGCCTTCTGAAAATGGTGGGGCCCAAAACCGGACAGGTGGTCTTAGTATCTCAGTTTCTAGCAGTGATGGTAATGTCTTTGGAGGCGCCATTGGTGGTAGTGTTGTCGCATCCAGCTTAGTTCAG GTTGTGGTATGTAGTTTTGTGTATGGTGGTAATAATGTGAAAACAAATACCAAATCGGAAGCACCCTCAGCAGACAAGAAGAGTTCTGATATTCAGCTGAATGAGGCTAGACCGATAGCGGTTCCTTGGGAACCAGATTCACCAGACAGACTGAGAAACTCACCTACTGAAATTGACCTAACCCATGGATGA
- the LOC122604769 gene encoding probable glutathione peroxidase 8, which produces MASQPKSIHDLIIKDANGNDVDLSIYNGKVLLVVNVASKCGLTNSNYSEFNQLYAKYKDQGFEILAFPCNQFGDEEPGSNEQILEFVCTRFKSEFPVFDKIEVNGENAAPLYKFLKSGKWGLFGDDIQWNFSKFLVDKNGQPVERYYPTTAPLTIERDVKKLLEV; this is translated from the exons ATGGCAAGCCAACCTAAATCCATCCATGATCTTATAATCAAG GATGCTAATGGAAATGATGTAGATCTTAGCATCTACAATGGAAAAGTCCTACTTGTAGTCAATGTTGCCTCCAAATG CGGGTTGACAAATTCCAATTACTCTGAGTTCAATCAACTCTATGCAAAATACAAAGATCAAG GTTTTGAGATCTTAGCATTTCCATGCAATCAGTTTGGGGATGAGGAGCCTGGAAGCAACGAGCAAATTTTAGAGTTTGTTTGCACTCGATTTAAATCGGAGTTTCCTGTTTTTGACAAG ATTGAAGTGAATGGTGAAAACGCAGCGCCTCTGTACAAGTTCTTGAAGTCGGGAAAATGGGGTCTCTTTGGGGATGATATTCAATGGAACTTCTCAAAGTTTCTTGTTGACAAGAACGGGCAACCCGTTGAACGTTATTACCCAACAACTGCACCTCTTACTATTGAG AGAGATGTGAAGAAACTCTTGGAAGTGTGA